The following are encoded together in the Streptomyces sp. NBC_00341 genome:
- a CDS encoding sugar kinase, giving the protein MSAEVVVCGEAMLLMLAEPGVPLEHALSFRRSVAGAESNVAAGLARLGHSVRWLGRVGDDPAGRSVLAQLRAQGVDTGYAVTDPEAPTGVLIRDSHPARAIDVQYLRAGSAASRLSPEQLEPGMFEGARLVHVTGITPMLSESAHRATWRLAELARAAGAVLSFDPNIRHKLGPPDRWREIVGPLLARADVVLAGEDELEVLGVPDPAALLESGPGTLVVKHRDKSATCLTRDAGAHHRPPFDVPVTDPVGAGDAFAAGFLSGLLHGSDTPGCLSRAAAVAALVVQCPTDTDGLPDRAGLDRALAAFTGTGAGTETVIR; this is encoded by the coding sequence ATGAGCGCCGAAGTCGTCGTGTGCGGCGAGGCGATGCTCCTCATGCTGGCCGAGCCCGGAGTGCCGCTGGAACACGCGCTCTCCTTCCGCCGCTCCGTCGCGGGCGCCGAGAGCAATGTGGCCGCGGGCCTCGCCCGGCTCGGGCACTCCGTCCGCTGGCTCGGCCGCGTCGGTGACGATCCGGCGGGGCGGTCCGTGCTGGCCCAGCTCCGCGCCCAGGGCGTGGACACCGGGTACGCGGTGACGGACCCGGAGGCGCCGACCGGGGTCCTCATCCGGGACAGCCACCCGGCGCGCGCGATCGACGTGCAGTATCTGCGTGCGGGTTCGGCCGCGTCCCGGCTGTCGCCGGAGCAGCTGGAGCCCGGCATGTTCGAGGGGGCGCGGCTGGTCCACGTCACCGGGATCACCCCGATGCTGTCGGAGTCCGCGCACCGGGCGACATGGCGACTGGCCGAACTGGCGCGGGCGGCCGGCGCGGTGCTCTCGTTCGATCCGAACATCCGCCACAAGCTCGGTCCGCCGGACCGCTGGCGCGAGATCGTCGGCCCGCTGCTGGCCCGTGCGGACGTGGTGCTGGCGGGCGAGGACGAGCTGGAGGTGCTCGGCGTGCCGGACCCGGCCGCCCTGCTGGAGTCGGGACCCGGCACGCTCGTCGTGAAGCACCGCGACAAGTCCGCCACGTGCCTCACCCGCGACGCCGGGGCGCACCACCGTCCCCCCTTCGACGTGCCGGTCACCGACCCCGTGGGGGCGGGGGACGCCTTCGCCGCGGGCTTCCTCTCCGGTCTGCTGCACGGCTCCGACACCCCGGGTTGCCTGAGCCGGGCCGCCGCGGTCGCCGCGCTGGTCGTCCAGTGCCCGACGGACACGGACGGGCTGCCCGACCGGGCCGGTCTCGACCGCGCCCTGGCCGCGTTCACCGGCACGGGCGCCGGCACCGAGACCGTCATCCGCTGA
- a CDS encoding YcaO-like family protein, with protein MPASAWAPQVFAPYDSWPRVVFARVAARSPQFDAVCAAGDRPVIVGSAAGHDTERVAASARGELLERVGNILAGRAAESDAAVVATHGELRRKGFPAVDPAGLATDGTTTTLEDVRGARRLWVLGRSLRSGADVHVPAGAVFLHHRAPTGCDPGPGAGSTGLAAHPDPEAATQHAAWEVLERDLVRRSWYGLLPGPEAVASPRLPEPLAELLDGTGTTATALDLPAPAGARCVAVALHAADGTRQTFGARCGPDTGGLGPLTEKAAYEALMVRWSMNTVVAKDAWARWRGEGPPGSAVEHALWTFHRQDSLRLWTSRPPPSGVRPAPAAGVAGSSGTVALSEHTGGDLVLVDTTCGPAGALGSTVVRVVAPGARALPTGPDGERGLPATPGPHPFG; from the coding sequence ATGCCCGCGTCCGCGTGGGCACCCCAGGTCTTCGCCCCGTACGACTCCTGGCCGCGGGTCGTCTTCGCCCGAGTGGCGGCGCGCTCACCGCAGTTCGACGCAGTCTGCGCCGCCGGCGACCGCCCGGTCATCGTGGGGAGCGCGGCCGGACACGACACGGAACGCGTCGCTGCGAGCGCGCGCGGCGAACTCCTCGAACGCGTGGGCAACATTTTGGCGGGTCGCGCGGCCGAGTCGGACGCGGCGGTCGTCGCGACCCACGGAGAGCTCCGCCGCAAGGGATTCCCCGCCGTCGATCCAGCCGGACTCGCGACGGACGGCACAACCACGACGCTGGAGGACGTGCGGGGGGCCCGCCGGCTCTGGGTGCTCGGACGCTCCCTGCGCTCCGGGGCCGACGTGCACGTTCCGGCCGGGGCGGTCTTCCTCCACCACCGGGCTCCGACCGGATGCGACCCCGGGCCGGGCGCCGGCTCGACCGGTCTCGCCGCCCATCCCGATCCGGAGGCGGCCACGCAGCACGCCGCCTGGGAGGTACTGGAACGCGACCTCGTCCGCAGAAGCTGGTACGGCCTCCTTCCGGGCCCGGAGGCAGTGGCGTCGCCCCGGCTGCCCGAGCCCCTGGCCGAACTGCTGGACGGCACCGGGACGACGGCGACCGCGCTCGACCTGCCGGCCCCCGCCGGAGCACGCTGCGTCGCCGTGGCTCTGCACGCGGCCGACGGAACGCGGCAGACCTTCGGAGCGCGCTGCGGCCCGGACACGGGTGGCCTCGGGCCGCTGACCGAGAAGGCCGCTTACGAGGCGCTCATGGTGCGCTGGAGCATGAACACGGTGGTGGCGAAGGACGCATGGGCGCGCTGGCGGGGCGAGGGGCCGCCGGGCTCCGCCGTCGAGCACGCGCTGTGGACCTTCCACCGGCAGGACAGCCTCCGACTGTGGACGTCACGCCCTCCGCCGAGCGGTGTCCGCCCGGCACCGGCCGCCGGGGTGGCGGGTTCGTCCGGAACGGTCGCCCTGTCCGAGCACACCGGCGGGGACCTCGTCCTCGTGGACACCACCTGCGGACCGGCGGGCGCCCTGGGTTCGACCGTCGTACGGGTCGTGGCTCCCGGGGCCCGTGCCCTGCCCACCGGCCCGGACGGCGAACGCGGCCTCCCGGCCACGCCGGGCCCGCACCCTTTCGGATGA
- a CDS encoding class I SAM-dependent methyltransferase, with amino-acid sequence MTSPQDRPAATAARYAEDHAADYDRWFAKPGITEATVDTLAKLAGEGRVLELGMGTGRVALPLARRGFDVHGVEASEAMAARLRAKPGGDDVRLTLGDFAEVPVEGVFSLILVVGGTLFELASREDLQRCLTAVADHLEPAGVFVLDAHVPEALAVAAASGVPEVVSETDEHLILCHRRIDPSTATYRSHYLVHEADRTHHLRVRFHYASPGELDLMAERAGLRLRTRLGSWGGGPFTRDSTYHVSVYERR; translated from the coding sequence ATGACCAGCCCCCAGGACCGCCCGGCCGCCACGGCCGCCCGGTACGCCGAAGACCACGCGGCCGACTACGACCGGTGGTTCGCCAAACCCGGCATCACCGAGGCGACCGTGGACACCCTGGCGAAGCTCGCCGGTGAGGGGCGGGTGCTCGAACTCGGGATGGGCACCGGCAGGGTCGCGCTGCCACTGGCCCGACGCGGCTTCGACGTCCACGGCGTGGAGGCGTCGGAGGCGATGGCGGCCCGGCTCCGCGCGAAACCCGGCGGGGACGATGTCCGACTGACCCTGGGCGACTTCGCCGAGGTGCCCGTGGAGGGGGTGTTCTCCCTCATCCTCGTCGTGGGGGGCACCCTGTTCGAGCTCGCGTCCCGCGAAGACCTTCAGCGCTGCCTGACCGCCGTGGCGGACCACCTCGAACCCGCGGGGGTCTTCGTTCTCGACGCTCACGTACCCGAGGCGCTGGCCGTCGCCGCCGCATCGGGGGTGCCCGAGGTCGTCTCGGAGACGGACGAGCACCTGATCCTCTGCCACCGCCGGATCGACCCGTCCACCGCGACCTACCGGTCCCACTATCTCGTTCACGAGGCGGATCGCACCCACCACCTGCGGGTCCGCTTCCACTACGCGTCACCGGGAGAGCTGGACCTGATGGCGGAGCGGGCAGGGCTACGGCTCCGTACGCGCCTGGGCTCCTGGGGCGGCGGGCCGTTCACGCGCGACAGCACCTACCACGTCTCCGTCTACGAACGCCGCTGA
- a CDS encoding HEXXH motif-containing putative peptide modification protein, with protein MRVEPDARESTEERSALALIARTALERVGLEVSPQEAAHPAVIEAAHVAQHILRSGPPAPERLARLTGMLDRARAGGTAAPAPGLAWPTGLAEPGPHLERGVARALKSVPDQSTESGVPHRSVVAGWRAPEKDAARRAVALLESAWPGAAAELRTVLVQIALLDGPAIDGFTDFTVHGAVFVRRDRLTPDADGLPGPVRFAEALVHEGAHTRCNAASVAARPFLRPVEGDGPVVATPLRLDPRPLTGLFQQMVVLARSVLLYRRLLADDTGADDTGAAGADPAVRARHDRLARSAVEAVDIMTRHRDALTDHGTAVLEDAAQVAAQVRV; from the coding sequence GTGCGAGTTGAACCCGACGCGCGCGAGAGCACCGAGGAGCGCTCCGCCCTGGCGCTCATCGCCCGGACGGCCCTGGAGCGGGTGGGACTGGAGGTCTCCCCGCAGGAGGCCGCGCATCCGGCGGTCATCGAGGCGGCGCACGTCGCACAGCACATCCTGCGGTCCGGTCCGCCCGCGCCCGAACGTCTTGCACGTCTGACCGGCATGCTCGACCGAGCCCGTGCGGGCGGAACGGCGGCTCCCGCGCCCGGACTTGCCTGGCCGACCGGCCTCGCCGAGCCGGGGCCCCACCTGGAGCGCGGTGTCGCCCGCGCGCTGAAGTCCGTACCGGACCAGAGCACCGAGTCCGGTGTCCCGCACCGCTCCGTGGTGGCCGGATGGCGCGCGCCCGAGAAGGATGCCGCGCGCCGAGCGGTCGCCCTGCTGGAGTCGGCCTGGCCCGGTGCCGCAGCCGAGTTGCGCACCGTCCTCGTCCAGATCGCTCTGCTGGACGGGCCCGCCATCGACGGCTTCACCGACTTCACCGTCCACGGCGCCGTCTTCGTCCGGCGCGACCGGCTCACACCGGACGCCGACGGGCTGCCCGGCCCCGTCCGGTTCGCCGAAGCGCTCGTCCACGAGGGCGCCCACACCCGGTGCAACGCCGCGTCCGTGGCGGCCCGGCCCTTTCTGCGGCCCGTGGAGGGCGACGGCCCGGTCGTCGCCACCCCGCTCAGGCTCGACCCGAGGCCGCTCACCGGGCTGTTCCAGCAGATGGTGGTCCTCGCGCGCAGCGTCCTGCTGTACCGGCGCCTGCTCGCCGACGACACGGGCGCCGACGACACGGGCGCGGCCGGTGCGGACCCCGCCGTGCGGGCGCGCCACGACCGGCTCGCCCGCTCCGCCGTCGAGGCGGTCGACATCATGACGCGGCACCGCGACGCGCTCACCGACCACGGGACGGCGGTTCTGGAGGACGCCGCACAGGTGGCGGCGCAGGTGCGCGTCTGA
- a CDS encoding cytochrome P450: MTDTDAEGPAPSAGFPFPHHDGLGPLPELAALRRDAPCARIVLPSGDPAWLVTRYRDVRTVLADPRFSRTRATRGAGPRMARVTTLPDSILAADPPEHSRLRRLVAQAFTARRAEAMRGDVARLVDGLLDRLAAHDRPADLVPLFARPLPLAVICDLLGVPRADGDRLDAWCDALRNLTATADAEVTAAVAEMTGYLTELVTAKRRRPGEDVLSTLIAARDEGDRLSQDELVSFALVLLAGGYGTTADRLAGSVHLLLDEPERWEQLLREPAMIPRAVEELLRYAQTNVQANLRVATQDVRIGGVQISAGEAVMAVNSSANHDETVFDTPDILDLARAHNPHLGFGHGVHHCVGAPIARVQLQEALSALVRRFPGLRAAAPPHWKTGLKTRAPRSLPVDW; this comes from the coding sequence GTGACAGACACCGATGCCGAAGGCCCGGCCCCCAGCGCCGGCTTCCCCTTCCCGCACCACGACGGGCTGGGTCCGCTCCCGGAGCTGGCGGCCCTGCGGCGGGACGCGCCGTGTGCCCGGATCGTGCTGCCCAGCGGCGACCCGGCGTGGCTGGTCACCCGCTACCGGGACGTGCGCACCGTACTGGCCGATCCGCGCTTCAGCCGTACCCGTGCCACCAGGGGCGCGGGTCCCCGCATGGCACGCGTCACGACCCTGCCGGACTCGATCCTGGCGGCGGACCCGCCGGAACACAGCAGGCTGCGCAGGCTGGTCGCGCAGGCCTTCACCGCCCGGCGCGCCGAAGCCATGCGGGGTGACGTGGCCCGGCTGGTGGACGGGCTGCTCGACCGGCTCGCGGCACACGACCGGCCGGCCGACCTGGTCCCGCTGTTCGCCCGGCCGCTGCCGCTGGCCGTGATCTGCGATCTGCTCGGCGTTCCGCGAGCGGACGGCGACCGCCTGGACGCCTGGTGCGACGCCCTGCGCAATCTCACCGCCACCGCCGACGCCGAGGTCACGGCGGCCGTGGCGGAGATGACCGGATACCTGACCGAACTGGTCACGGCCAAGCGCCGACGACCGGGTGAGGACGTGCTGAGCACGCTGATCGCCGCACGGGACGAGGGGGACCGGCTCAGCCAGGACGAGCTGGTCTCCTTCGCTCTCGTCCTGCTCGCCGGAGGCTACGGCACCACCGCCGACAGGCTGGCCGGCTCCGTACACCTCCTGCTGGACGAGCCCGAGCGGTGGGAGCAACTGCTCCGCGAACCCGCGATGATCCCCCGTGCCGTCGAGGAGCTGCTGCGTTACGCCCAGACCAACGTCCAGGCCAACCTCCGGGTGGCCACGCAGGACGTCCGGATCGGCGGCGTCCAAATCTCCGCGGGCGAGGCCGTCATGGCGGTCAACTCGTCGGCCAACCACGACGAGACCGTCTTCGACACCCCGGACATCCTCGACCTCGCGCGCGCCCACAATCCGCACCTGGGGTTCGGACACGGTGTCCATCACTGCGTCGGGGCCCCGATCGCACGCGTCCAGCTCCAGGAGGCGCTCTCCGCTCTCGTACGCCGGTTCCCCGGACTGCGTGCCGCCGCACCGCCCCACTGGAAGACCGGCCTCAAGACCAGGGCCCCCCGCAGCCTGCCCGTGGACTGGTGA
- a CDS encoding dihydrodipicolinate synthase family protein produces the protein MAAHLTKPVDTLVRGVSPVLEVPFHSDGALDPEGFTTVVDRVLATGVGSLMFPGFASEFHKLEPDERELLTGLLLQRTRPRPDVAAIISVPDHATRSAVRQALRAAELGADALNLLPPHFLAPSRDAVSAHLREVLAAVDPLPVVVQYAPAQTGTALDAPTLHQLAADHPNLRWVKVESAPPGRLIAALAAGPRPLPSLVGYAGLQLPDALRRGAVGVQPGCSFTELYTGIWELWERGDEAGAVALHTRMLPYLSYWMQNVELIIAVEKEISVRRGWFASAHCRAPGYRLDGEELGMIDRFCAEFAPLIPELAR, from the coding sequence ATGGCCGCACACCTGACCAAGCCCGTCGACACACTGGTCCGCGGGGTCTCGCCCGTCCTGGAGGTGCCCTTCCACAGTGACGGGGCGCTCGACCCGGAGGGTTTCACCACCGTGGTGGACCGGGTGCTCGCGACCGGGGTCGGTTCACTGATGTTCCCGGGCTTCGCGAGCGAGTTCCACAAGCTCGAACCCGACGAGAGGGAGCTGCTCACCGGACTCCTCCTCCAGCGGACCCGCCCCCGCCCCGATGTCGCGGCCATCATCTCCGTACCCGACCACGCCACCCGCTCCGCGGTCCGCCAGGCGCTCCGGGCCGCCGAACTCGGGGCCGACGCCCTCAACCTGCTCCCGCCGCACTTCCTCGCGCCCTCCAGGGACGCCGTCTCCGCCCATCTGCGCGAGGTGCTCGCCGCCGTCGACCCGCTGCCCGTCGTGGTGCAGTACGCCCCGGCGCAGACCGGAACGGCGCTGGACGCGCCCACGCTGCACCAACTGGCCGCGGACCACCCCAACCTGCGCTGGGTCAAGGTCGAGTCCGCCCCGCCGGGCCGGCTCATCGCGGCGCTGGCCGCCGGGCCGCGTCCGCTGCCCTCGCTGGTCGGCTACGCCGGTCTCCAACTCCCCGACGCTCTGCGGCGCGGGGCGGTCGGGGTGCAGCCGGGCTGCTCCTTCACCGAGCTGTACACCGGAATCTGGGAGCTGTGGGAGCGCGGCGACGAGGCCGGGGCCGTCGCCCTGCACACCCGGATGCTGCCCTACCTCTCCTACTGGATGCAGAACGTGGAGCTCATCATCGCCGTGGAGAAGGAGATCTCCGTACGCCGTGGCTGGTTCGCCTCCGCGCACTGCCGGGCGCCGGGTTACCGGCTGGACGGGGAGGAGCTCGGCATGATCGACCGCTTCTGCGCGGAGTTCGCGCCCCTGATACCGGAACTGGCCCGATGA
- a CDS encoding lipase family protein, producing the protein MLRRRTLNRRAVAAFTAAASAALALTVPSGAASADQPRAQPPTSPAAGNGDVLSSESGVFYLDPLKAFKVKATVHRIMYRTTDRTGKVIAVTGTVLNPATSPYGQRPIVAFAPGTQGLADKCAPSRQLAEGTEYEALPIKRLLDQGYAVVVTDYQGLGTPGVHTYMTREAQGRAVLDSVRAAQRLDTVDLPDAGPVALYGYSQGGGATASAAELAPVYAPELKIRGAVVGAPPADMNKVAESMDGSVYGAFFNYALSGLAAAYGIDIDPYLNARGKRVTNDLRDNLCTTQALATYPFLNSRFLTTDGRPLTERLKRAPWDAIVADQQLGRRKPAVPVLLSHSALDDVIPQQVGKNLAADWCRRGTTVKFAGNFVPGHIAATEATGAEGLPWLADRFAGKPAPSTC; encoded by the coding sequence TTGCTACGTCGTCGCACCCTGAACCGCCGGGCCGTGGCCGCCTTCACCGCCGCGGCGTCCGCCGCGCTCGCCCTGACCGTCCCGTCCGGGGCGGCCTCCGCCGACCAGCCGCGCGCCCAACCGCCGACGAGCCCGGCCGCCGGCAACGGTGACGTGCTCAGCTCGGAATCGGGGGTCTTCTACCTCGATCCGCTCAAGGCGTTCAAGGTCAAGGCGACCGTCCACCGGATCATGTACCGCACCACCGACCGCACCGGCAAGGTCATCGCCGTCACCGGCACCGTACTGAACCCCGCGACATCCCCCTACGGACAACGCCCGATCGTCGCCTTCGCCCCCGGCACCCAGGGTCTGGCGGACAAGTGCGCGCCCTCGCGCCAGCTGGCCGAAGGCACCGAGTACGAGGCGCTGCCCATCAAGAGGCTCCTGGACCAGGGCTATGCCGTGGTGGTGACCGACTACCAGGGGCTGGGCACACCGGGAGTCCACACGTACATGACCCGCGAGGCCCAGGGCCGCGCCGTCCTGGACTCCGTCCGGGCCGCCCAGCGGCTGGACACGGTGGATCTCCCGGACGCCGGCCCGGTCGCGCTCTACGGCTACTCCCAGGGTGGCGGGGCAACCGCGTCCGCCGCCGAGCTGGCCCCCGTCTACGCACCCGAACTGAAGATCAGGGGCGCCGTCGTGGGCGCTCCGCCCGCGGACATGAACAAGGTGGCCGAGAGCATGGACGGCTCCGTCTACGGGGCGTTCTTCAACTACGCCCTCTCCGGCCTGGCCGCCGCGTACGGCATCGACATCGACCCGTACCTGAACGCCCGCGGCAAGCGCGTGACGAACGACCTGCGGGACAACCTGTGCACGACGCAGGCCCTCGCCACGTACCCGTTCCTGAACTCGCGGTTCCTGACGACCGACGGACGCCCGCTGACCGAACGCCTCAAGCGCGCCCCGTGGGACGCGATCGTGGCCGACCAGCAGCTCGGCAGGCGCAAGCCCGCGGTCCCCGTCCTGCTCTCCCACAGCGCCCTGGACGACGTCATCCCGCAGCAGGTCGGCAAGAACCTGGCGGCCGACTGGTGCCGCCGGGGCACGACGGTGAAGTTCGCCGGCAACTTCGTCCCCGGCCACATCGCCGCGACCGAGGCCACCGGCGCCGAGGGCCTCCCCTGGCTCGCGGACCGCTTCGCCGGCAAGCCCGCACCGAGCACCTGCTGA
- a CDS encoding IlvD/Edd family dehydratase codes for MAEPEIPSAAAPATGGGPLRSRAWFGDGGKNGFIARHHLRAMGRGGHNFDGRPVIGICNTYSELTPCNGHLQILADAVKRGVLQAGGFPLEFPAMSLGEPFLRPTSMLYRNLAAMEIEEQIRANPLDAVVLLTGCDKTTPAALMGAASAGVPAIVLTGGPMLNGRFRGRDVGSGTDIWRMTEELRAGTISQEEFTEFESSLNRSAGHCMTMGTASTMACLTEALGMMLPGGSGLPAVDARRGTLAEETGARAVALAGSDLTPGRIMTRHAFENAVRINAAIGGSTNAVVHLLAIAGRLGVPLELDDFDRLGAELPLLIDLMPSGRFLMEEFAYAGGLPALVNDLRDALHDDTVTVTGRSLTASCAGAQVYDREVIRAFDNPVLPAGSGTAVVRGSLAPDGAVIKQSAAAPHLLDHTGPALVFDALEDYLAVVEDPALDVSAETVLIVRNTGPRGYPGMPEVGNLPLPKKLLDAGVRDMVRVSDARMSGTAFGTCVLHVAPEAAVGGPLAFVRTGDRVRLDVPGRRLDVLVDEPEMERRRSAWQPPEPPATRGWTRLYTEHVTQADTGADLDFLVGATDSTPPRQAF; via the coding sequence ATGGCAGAGCCAGAGATACCGTCAGCCGCCGCTCCCGCCACGGGTGGCGGGCCGCTCAGAAGCCGTGCCTGGTTCGGCGACGGCGGCAAGAACGGTTTCATCGCCCGACACCACCTGCGCGCCATGGGACGCGGAGGCCACAACTTCGACGGCCGCCCCGTCATCGGCATCTGCAACACGTACTCCGAACTGACCCCGTGCAACGGCCATTTGCAGATCCTGGCGGACGCCGTGAAGCGCGGAGTGCTCCAGGCGGGCGGCTTCCCGCTGGAATTCCCGGCCATGTCCCTCGGCGAACCGTTCCTCCGGCCGACCTCGATGCTCTACCGCAATCTCGCGGCCATGGAGATCGAGGAGCAGATCCGGGCCAACCCGCTCGACGCCGTCGTCCTGCTCACCGGCTGCGACAAGACCACCCCCGCCGCGCTGATGGGCGCCGCCAGCGCGGGCGTACCCGCCATCGTCCTGACCGGCGGCCCCATGCTGAACGGCCGTTTCAGGGGCCGGGACGTGGGCTCCGGCACCGACATCTGGCGCATGACGGAGGAACTGCGCGCCGGGACGATATCGCAGGAGGAGTTCACCGAGTTCGAGTCGTCCCTGAACCGTTCCGCGGGCCACTGCATGACCATGGGCACGGCCTCCACCATGGCCTGTCTGACGGAGGCACTGGGCATGATGCTCCCCGGCGGCTCCGGCCTGCCCGCCGTGGACGCCCGGCGCGGCACGCTCGCAGAGGAGACCGGCGCACGCGCCGTGGCGCTCGCGGGGAGCGATCTCACCCCGGGACGGATCATGACCCGGCACGCCTTCGAGAACGCCGTCCGGATCAACGCGGCGATCGGCGGCTCCACCAACGCGGTGGTCCACCTGCTCGCCATCGCCGGCCGGCTCGGCGTCCCGCTGGAGCTGGACGACTTCGACCGGCTCGGGGCCGAACTCCCCCTGCTCATCGACCTGATGCCCTCCGGGCGCTTCCTCATGGAGGAGTTCGCCTACGCGGGCGGGCTCCCCGCTCTCGTCAACGACCTGCGGGACGCTCTGCACGACGACACGGTGACGGTCACGGGCCGCTCCCTGACGGCCAGTTGTGCGGGCGCCCAGGTGTACGACCGCGAGGTCATCCGGGCGTTCGACAACCCGGTACTGCCCGCCGGGAGCGGAACGGCCGTGGTCCGCGGCAGCCTCGCCCCGGACGGAGCCGTCATCAAGCAGTCGGCCGCCGCACCGCACCTGCTGGACCACACAGGGCCCGCCCTCGTCTTCGACGCCCTGGAGGACTACCTCGCCGTCGTCGAGGACCCCGCGCTCGACGTCAGCGCCGAGACGGTCCTGATCGTGCGCAACACCGGCCCGCGCGGCTATCCGGGCATGCCGGAGGTGGGCAACCTGCCCCTGCCGAAGAAGCTGCTCGACGCCGGAGTCAGGGACATGGTGCGGGTGTCCGACGCGCGCATGTCCGGCACCGCCTTCGGCACGTGTGTGCTGCACGTGGCGCCGGAGGCGGCCGTCGGCGGCCCGCTGGCGTTCGTCCGCACCGGAGACCGGGTCAGGCTCGACGTACCCGGCCGACGGCTCGACGTGCTGGTCGACGAGCCCGAGATGGAGCGGCGCCGCTCCGCGTGGCAGCCGCCGGAGCCGCCCGCCACCCGTGGCTGGACCCGGCTCTACACCGAACACGTCACGCAGGCCGACACCGGAGCCGACCTCGACTTCCTGGTCGGCGCGACCGACTCGACCCCGCCCCGCCAGGCCTTCTGA
- a CDS encoding bifunctional 4-hydroxy-2-oxoglutarate aldolase/2-dehydro-3-deoxy-phosphogluconate aldolase, whose product MYRWETVQAVTAQRVFGIIRTTGPDEAVAAAEAVLNAGLNAVEIALTTPRALTALAHLTETRKSALIGAGTVIDAAAARAAVEAGARFLVSPSLHPEVIRTGHRYGVPVFPGVSTPTEMVHALEEGADALKLFPASALSPGWLRDVRAALPQAPVLPTGGVTIDNAPDWIAAGAVACGMGSALTSGGARASGERVSTLLRTLAGAR is encoded by the coding sequence ATGTACCGCTGGGAGACCGTCCAGGCCGTCACCGCACAGCGCGTGTTCGGCATCATCCGCACGACAGGTCCGGACGAGGCCGTCGCCGCCGCGGAAGCCGTGCTGAACGCCGGGCTGAACGCCGTCGAGATCGCCCTCACCACACCACGCGCCCTCACCGCCCTGGCTCACCTCACCGAGACCCGGAAGAGCGCCCTGATCGGCGCGGGCACCGTGATCGACGCGGCCGCGGCACGCGCGGCCGTGGAAGCGGGCGCCCGCTTCCTGGTGTCACCGAGCCTCCACCCGGAGGTGATCCGCACGGGCCACCGCTACGGGGTCCCGGTCTTCCCCGGCGTCAGCACCCCGACCGAGATGGTGCACGCCCTGGAGGAAGGCGCCGACGCGCTGAAGCTCTTCCCCGCGTCGGCCCTCTCGCCCGGCTGGCTGCGCGACGTACGCGCCGCACTCCCCCAGGCCCCCGTACTGCCCACCGGAGGTGTGACAATCGACAACGCGCCGGACTGGATAGCCGCGGGCGCGGTGGCCTGCGGCATGGGATCGGCCCTGACATCGGGCGGCGCCCGCGCCTCCGGTGAACGGGTGAGCACGCTCCTGCGCACACTCGCCGGGGCCCGTTGA
- a CDS encoding FadR/GntR family transcriptional regulator, with product MELHGLHGQVVNRLGESLAAEEIRAGDVLRLEDVQDQYGVSRTVAREAVRVLESKRVVTSRPRIGITVRPMTEWNLYDPQVIRWRLASPFRSAQLRELTELRAAVEPSAAALAAVSASPETRDALVALAEAMETVARADDTPGFIAADLAFHRALLNASGNGMFAQLSEVTEELLVARRDLPLMPEHVDADAVRRHMEVAEAIAAGRPEAASRCVRAIVDSAHREVEQLLEGGTHCALSSSPELAGRDDAS from the coding sequence GTGGAACTGCACGGACTGCACGGCCAGGTGGTCAACCGGCTCGGGGAGTCCCTCGCCGCGGAGGAGATCCGGGCGGGCGACGTGCTCCGCCTGGAGGACGTACAGGACCAGTACGGAGTCTCCCGCACCGTGGCCCGCGAGGCGGTCCGGGTCCTGGAGTCGAAGCGCGTCGTCACCAGCCGGCCCCGCATCGGCATCACGGTGCGGCCGATGACCGAGTGGAACCTCTACGACCCCCAGGTGATCCGCTGGCGGCTGGCCTCCCCGTTCCGCAGCGCCCAGCTGCGCGAACTCACCGAGTTGCGGGCCGCGGTGGAACCCTCCGCCGCGGCCCTCGCGGCGGTGAGCGCCTCGCCCGAAACCCGCGACGCGCTCGTCGCGCTCGCGGAGGCGATGGAGACCGTCGCCCGCGCCGATGACACCCCCGGCTTCATAGCGGCGGACCTGGCCTTCCACCGCGCCCTGCTGAACGCCTCGGGGAACGGCATGTTCGCCCAGCTCTCCGAGGTCACGGAAGAACTCCTCGTCGCCCGCCGCGACCTGCCCCTGATGCCCGAGCACGTGGACGCGGACGCGGTACGCCGCCACATGGAGGTGGCCGAGGCCATCGCCGCCGGACGCCCGGAGGCCGCGTCACGGTGCGTCCGCGCGATCGTCGACTCCGCCCACCGCGAGGTCGAGCAGCTGCTGGAGGGGGGCACCCACTGCGCGCTCAGCAGCAGCCCTGAACTAGCCGGACGGGACGACGCTTCGTAG